A DNA window from Stenotrophomonas sp. 57 contains the following coding sequences:
- a CDS encoding hybrid sensor histidine kinase/response regulator, with product MPLWVVLQAALAAAAIALLLMGLRLRAGNRALALLQRECSALASERDQLRHTTERQGQLEQQLLQAKQAAEAAVLAKGEFLATMSHEIRTPLNGILPMLELIARGPLGEDQRQMLATASASSQQLLRIVDDILDYSRLEAQALELEITSFNLRDLLDGVVQLMQRAADAKGLSLGLQLDPSVRLPVRGDPVRLRQVLSNLLANAIKFTARGQVQLRVQRLGEGAAQHQLRFEVIDTGIGIDEALQARLFQSFSQADASTTRIYGGTGLGLAICKRIIDLMHGRIGVQSTPGQGATFWFEIPLLKVPGDLPAMTRTPASLLLFSSDAILQARIERIAAHHGLLVHAMAQFDAVVERLRATPRPGQPAPAWLLVDARARRVGEATLQQALAERGEDDALQVLWLQDDAPPARPRQRQLPAHFDDAALHALLAAPVAHARPAALLANAEPGQPTPLPPPLHLRVLLVEDNTVNRMVAEQLLRVFQCEVRNAADGEQALVALREGGVDVVLMDCQMPVLDGYAATRRWRAEEVENRRPRLPIIAMTANAMAGDRERCLQAGMDDYLSKPIARATLHALLQRWGDGKAASPGQPSLEPTLEPSHARLTANYSHTPSAEHGSALQTPEKQVALPPQPVLDRDVLDELHAVIGEAVIQIITVFLDDAPALVQQLQQAAQAGDAERLQSVAHSLKSSSANVGALSLSAVARRIELEARSGHLPRPAVAVALLVAEFARARVALTGYLAQHRAGQVD from the coding sequence GTGCCGCTGTGGGTCGTGCTGCAGGCGGCCCTTGCCGCAGCCGCCATCGCGTTGCTGCTGATGGGCCTGCGCCTGCGCGCAGGCAACCGTGCACTGGCCCTGCTGCAGCGTGAGTGCAGCGCGTTGGCCAGCGAACGGGACCAGCTGCGCCACACCACGGAGCGTCAGGGGCAGCTGGAACAGCAGCTGCTGCAGGCCAAGCAGGCCGCCGAGGCAGCAGTGCTGGCCAAGGGCGAGTTCCTGGCCACGATGAGCCACGAGATCCGCACGCCGCTCAACGGCATCCTGCCGATGCTGGAACTGATCGCGCGCGGCCCGCTGGGCGAGGACCAGCGGCAGATGCTGGCCACTGCCTCGGCCAGCTCGCAGCAGCTGCTGCGCATCGTCGATGACATCCTCGACTACTCGCGGCTGGAAGCGCAGGCACTGGAACTGGAGATCACCAGCTTCAACCTGCGCGATCTGCTTGATGGCGTGGTGCAGCTGATGCAGCGTGCCGCCGACGCCAAGGGCCTGTCGCTCGGACTGCAGCTGGACCCGTCGGTACGCCTGCCGGTGCGTGGCGACCCGGTACGACTGCGCCAGGTGCTGAGCAACCTGCTGGCCAACGCGATCAAGTTCACCGCGCGCGGCCAGGTGCAGCTGCGCGTGCAGCGCCTGGGCGAAGGTGCGGCACAGCACCAGCTGCGCTTCGAGGTCATCGACACCGGCATCGGCATCGACGAAGCACTGCAGGCGCGCCTGTTCCAGTCCTTCAGCCAGGCCGATGCCTCCACCACCCGCATCTACGGTGGCACCGGCCTGGGGCTGGCGATCTGCAAGCGCATCATCGACCTGATGCACGGGCGCATCGGCGTGCAGTCCACGCCTGGCCAGGGCGCCACGTTCTGGTTCGAGATCCCCTTGTTGAAGGTGCCCGGCGACCTGCCGGCCATGACGCGCACGCCGGCCTCGCTGCTGCTGTTCAGCAGCGATGCGATCCTGCAGGCACGCATCGAGCGCATCGCGGCCCATCATGGGCTGCTGGTGCACGCCATGGCGCAGTTCGACGCCGTGGTCGAGCGCCTGCGCGCGACGCCACGGCCAGGCCAGCCGGCACCGGCCTGGCTGCTGGTCGATGCACGTGCGCGCCGCGTCGGTGAAGCGACCTTGCAACAGGCGTTGGCCGAGCGTGGCGAGGATGACGCGCTGCAGGTGCTGTGGCTGCAGGACGATGCGCCTCCAGCGCGCCCGCGCCAGCGGCAGCTACCCGCGCATTTCGACGATGCTGCGCTGCACGCACTGCTGGCGGCACCGGTCGCGCATGCACGCCCTGCCGCGCTGCTGGCCAATGCCGAACCGGGGCAGCCGACGCCCCTGCCGCCGCCGTTGCACCTGCGGGTGCTGCTGGTGGAGGACAACACGGTCAACCGCATGGTGGCCGAGCAGCTGCTGCGCGTGTTCCAGTGCGAGGTCCGCAACGCCGCCGATGGCGAGCAGGCATTGGTCGCCCTTCGCGAAGGGGGCGTGGATGTCGTGCTGATGGACTGCCAGATGCCGGTGCTGGACGGCTATGCCGCTACCCGCCGCTGGCGCGCCGAGGAAGTGGAGAACCGGCGGCCACGCCTGCCGATCATCGCGATGACCGCCAATGCCATGGCCGGTGACCGCGAGCGCTGCCTGCAGGCCGGCATGGACGACTACCTGTCCAAGCCGATCGCACGTGCCACCCTGCATGCGCTGCTGCAGCGCTGGGGGGACGGGAAAGCTGCATCACCCGGGCAACCGTCTCTAGAGCCGACTCTAGAGCCGAGCCATGCTCGGCTGACAGCCAACTACAGTCACACTCCATCCGCCGAGCATGGCTCGGCGCTACAGACCCCGGAGAAGCAGGTGGCGCTACCACCGCAACCGGTGCTGGACCGCGACGTGCTGGACGAACTGCATGCGGTGATCGGCGAGGCCGTCATCCAGATCATCACGGTGTTCCTGGACGACGCGCCGGCGCTGGTGCAGCAGCTGCAGCAGGCAGCACAGGCTGGCGACGCTGAGCGCCTGCAGTCGGTCGCACACAGCCTGAAATCTTCCAGCGCGAACGTGGGGGCGTTGTCGTTGTCGGCGGTGGCGCGGCGCATCGAACTCGAAGCCCGCAGCGGCCACCTGCCGCGCCCCGCAGTGGCGGTGGCGCTGCTGGTGGCCGAATTCGCCCGCGCGCGCGTGGCGCTGACGGGCTACCTGGCACAGCATCGCGCCGGCCAGGTGGACTGA
- the bfr gene encoding bacterioferritin, translating into MKGDTKVIEFLNKVLYNELTAINQYFLHAKMLKNWGIKELAEHEYKESIDEMKHADMLADRILFLEGLPNFQALGKLRIGENPTEILQCDLSLERDGVVTLREAVAYSDSVGDYVSRQLFVKILDSEEEHIDWLETQLDLIERIGEPKYLLSKLEE; encoded by the coding sequence ATGAAGGGCGACACCAAGGTCATCGAATTTCTCAACAAGGTCCTCTACAACGAGCTGACCGCGATCAACCAGTACTTCCTGCACGCCAAGATGCTGAAGAACTGGGGCATCAAGGAACTGGCCGAACACGAGTACAAGGAATCGATAGACGAGATGAAGCATGCCGACATGCTCGCCGACCGCATCCTGTTCCTCGAAGGCCTGCCGAATTTCCAGGCGCTGGGCAAGCTGCGCATCGGTGAAAACCCGACCGAGATCCTGCAGTGCGACCTGTCGCTGGAACGGGATGGCGTGGTCACCCTGCGCGAGGCCGTGGCCTATTCCGATTCGGTCGGTGACTACGTCAGCCGCCAGCTGTTCGTGAAGATCCTCGATTCGGAAGAAGAGCACATCGACTGGCTGGAAACCCAGCTGGACCTGATCGAGCGCATCGGCGAACCGAAGTACCTGCTGAGCAAGCTGGAAGAGTAA
- a CDS encoding bacterioferritin-associated ferredoxin: MYVCICNGVTDHQIREAARHGVSTVAELTMRTGCGATCGSCLEMAGDLLAKARATHDLPLPVLGLAQVA, from the coding sequence GTGTACGTCTGCATCTGCAACGGAGTCACCGACCACCAGATCCGCGAAGCCGCCAGACATGGCGTCAGCACGGTGGCCGAACTGACCATGCGTACCGGCTGTGGCGCCACCTGCGGTTCCTGCCTGGAAATGGCCGGCGATCTGCTGGCCAAGGCACGTGCCACCCACGATCTGCCCCTGCCGGTACTCGGCCTGGCCCAGGTCGCCTGA
- a CDS encoding RNA pyrophosphohydrolase, giving the protein MIDPDGYRPNVGIVLMRQDGQVFWARRVRRDGWQFPQGGMNTDETPVEAMYRELQEETGLLPEHVEVLGATPGWLRYKLPARAIRRNERQVCIGQKQVWFLLRLTGDESHVKLDHTDSPEFDHWRWVDFWYPVEHVVMFKRGVYARALRHLAPLARGVAGQGVTAMPKSAAEAWMPGHTAGHDRPRKRPRTRGYWPKKATGDGPAS; this is encoded by the coding sequence GTGATCGATCCGGACGGCTATCGACCGAACGTCGGCATCGTGCTGATGCGGCAGGACGGCCAGGTGTTCTGGGCACGACGCGTGCGCCGGGATGGTTGGCAGTTCCCGCAGGGAGGCATGAACACCGACGAGACGCCTGTCGAGGCCATGTATCGTGAACTGCAGGAAGAGACCGGCCTGCTGCCTGAGCATGTGGAAGTGCTCGGGGCAACGCCCGGCTGGCTGCGCTACAAGCTGCCGGCGCGGGCCATCCGCCGCAACGAGCGGCAGGTCTGCATCGGCCAGAAGCAGGTCTGGTTCCTGCTGCGCCTGACCGGCGACGAATCCCACGTGAAGCTGGACCACACCGACTCTCCCGAGTTCGACCACTGGCGCTGGGTGGACTTCTGGTACCCGGTGGAGCACGTGGTGATGTTCAAGCGCGGCGTCTACGCGCGTGCCTTGCGACATCTGGCGCCGCTGGCGCGCGGGGTGGCCGGGCAGGGGGTGACCGCCATGCCCAAGAGTGCCGCCGAGGCCTGGATGCCGGGCCACACCGCCGGCCATGACCGCCCGCGCAAGCGCCCGCGCACCCGCGGCTACTGGCCGAAGAAGGCGACGGGCGACGGCCCGGCGAGCTGA
- a CDS encoding site-specific integrase, with amino-acid sequence MLWEAQMGVFLHQIDRNIQSMTREEIDTIYRQYLATKFDEIEARLSQPLDEDQKDGTSFYLNDEAHRISAALAFGQVDERLPEAAQLAPNATRDTQRRLARRLLEADLKATVAELKALEGEPLELPQEILATTGGAKDRTQNSPLLSQVVQLYCEEHIGLKKWSERTAEQSRKIFELIVDLLGDRPIHQVTKAEIRTLGTQMLQLPKNMTKIFPGLTPRQILEAAASQPELPRLQPRSINKNYQYVRSLFIWATEHDHLTQNPATILRDVNEGRAQDARKALDDDDVAKFIRYTKQHAKESYELWISRIMAYTGCRMGEAARLEKRDVRQVDGLWVFDINSDHPEKRVKTENSLRLIPVHPRLIELGLLDFVSSSAEGFLFPRRIRYTDDPKRSPVDLLSKQLSRWLRKAGVEDKKKQVQSFRETMATKLKDLGTPEYQIAEILGHENSNISTGRYGKHTKLSTLHEALAKVHLPV; translated from the coding sequence ATGTTGTGGGAAGCCCAAATGGGCGTCTTCCTGCACCAGATCGACCGGAACATTCAGTCGATGACCCGCGAAGAAATTGACACCATCTACCGCCAGTACCTGGCAACGAAGTTTGATGAGATCGAGGCAAGGCTTTCCCAGCCTCTCGATGAAGACCAGAAAGACGGCACATCCTTCTACCTGAATGACGAAGCCCACCGCATCTCGGCGGCACTGGCCTTTGGGCAGGTGGACGAGCGCTTGCCGGAAGCCGCCCAGCTGGCCCCCAATGCAACCAGGGATACACAGCGCAGACTCGCAAGGCGCCTCTTGGAAGCGGACCTTAAGGCCACCGTGGCCGAGCTAAAGGCACTTGAAGGTGAACCCTTGGAGCTTCCCCAGGAAATCCTTGCCACCACTGGCGGGGCCAAGGATCGGACGCAAAACTCACCCCTGCTCTCGCAGGTGGTTCAACTCTATTGCGAGGAACATATTGGCCTGAAGAAGTGGTCGGAACGCACCGCCGAGCAGAGCCGCAAGATTTTCGAGCTGATCGTGGATTTGCTTGGGGACCGCCCCATTCACCAAGTTACCAAGGCCGAAATTCGCACCTTGGGTACGCAGATGCTTCAGCTGCCCAAGAACATGACCAAGATCTTCCCTGGCCTCACCCCTCGGCAGATCCTCGAAGCGGCAGCATCGCAGCCCGAGCTGCCGCGCCTGCAACCTCGCAGCATCAACAAGAACTATCAATACGTCCGTTCGCTATTCATCTGGGCCACAGAGCACGACCATCTGACCCAGAATCCAGCCACGATTTTGCGTGATGTCAACGAGGGACGCGCTCAGGATGCACGCAAGGCACTCGACGACGACGACGTGGCGAAGTTTATCAGATACACCAAGCAGCACGCCAAGGAGTCTTACGAGCTGTGGATATCTCGCATCATGGCCTATACCGGCTGCCGCATGGGCGAGGCAGCCAGACTGGAAAAGCGTGACGTCCGCCAAGTGGACGGATTATGGGTGTTCGACATCAATTCCGACCACCCGGAGAAGCGAGTCAAAACCGAGAACAGCCTGCGCCTGATCCCTGTGCATCCAAGGCTCATCGAGCTGGGGCTATTGGATTTTGTCAGCAGCTCCGCCGAAGGCTTCCTGTTCCCCCGCCGCATCCGGTACACCGATGACCCCAAGCGCAGCCCGGTGGACCTCCTGTCCAAGCAACTCAGCCGCTGGCTGCGAAAGGCCGGTGTGGAGGACAAGAAGAAGCAGGTGCAGAGCTTCCGGGAAACCATGGCCACCAAGCTAAAGGACCTGGGAACGCCGGAGTACCAGATCGCGGAAATCCTGGGGCACGAGAACAGCAACATTTCCACTGGCCGCTATGGCAAGCACACCAAGCTGAGCACACTGCACGAGGCTTTGGCCAAGGTCCACCTGCCGGTCTAA
- a CDS encoding site-specific DNA-methyltransferase: protein MDKAAAADIRNALLELLPEDGTTLGNLKLRTQIAAMLGAEVPEDDYSAARDALVAEGLLAKGQGRGGSVRKLVDHAAPLTLQVQEKPAGADAPKPMQPGLTLAQAKRAKAEVKAKRTDEDNQVIAYRHDQKRRNNPDVGVVTPDNDPEQPRTQWAYDPHIDPALQFDVGRAQIETLIDDALASGDEATMRAALEQLKRQAAPYLNWTGKAERTSFEVDTVSLHVHERIDPASILAVIQKRMKTDAGKTATGDMFRAWFEEPLPLREAVDFYKHDRGWSNRLVAGDSLLVMNSLLQKEGMAGQVQMIYIDPPYGIKYGSNFQPFVNKRDVKDRSDNDLTQEPEMIKAFRDTWELNIHSYLTYLRDRLLMSKELLHESGSVFVQISDENLHHVRELMDEVFGAENFLSIISFTKAAGGLQASNRIGAILDYIVWYAKDATRVKYNPLYSEKSDPAADGYTLLGLPGGYYRTVSENRKLTGGEVDPGTTNCMSVLLTKPGPGSKFDVEANGKIFDSGNRWWGTTPEGIQRVLKSLRAVVSDGAIRLASRFQEFPYTSYSNLWSGFGGAANPVYVVQTNEVIVQRCMLMTTDPSDLVLDPTCGSGTTAFVAEKWGRRWITCDTSRVAVTLAKQRLMTASYDYYDLKYPHEGLKAGFIYKTVPHVTLKSIANNPEIDDLWERMHPAIEQALGQLNAALAGTRIPFKVTEGGRKGEDIAFDAKGIHTLPTGEQVPANALLEWEVPFDFPADCPAAARTAFDAFHAARQAMQKKMDDSIAAHADQEVLYDQPQVAKDKLRITGPFTVEAVPFPSVMVLDEAQPTAEADASIARSGESARQHRWRDELLKAGIRGKGGQMLRFAELESLPDTPHLHCTGHLDTGERVVVCFGPEHAALEQRTVELAMREAGDLFPRPKMIVFCAFAFDPEAAKDIDATKGITALKAQMNTDLLTEDLKKNARHNQSFWLMGQPDVEVRTTKDGKYVVEVHGFDYFDTASGELKSGGKKNIAAWSLDTDYDERSLFPRQVFFPMAGKKDGWHKLKKDIKAELDESKLDKLHGTVSLPFEAGDNRKIAVKIVDDRGIESLKVMALS from the coding sequence ATGGACAAGGCAGCTGCTGCCGATATTCGTAATGCCCTTTTGGAGTTGCTGCCGGAGGACGGGACCACCCTGGGAAACCTGAAGCTGCGTACCCAGATTGCTGCCATGCTCGGCGCCGAGGTGCCTGAAGACGACTACTCGGCCGCACGGGATGCCTTGGTGGCCGAGGGGCTGCTAGCCAAAGGCCAAGGCCGTGGCGGCTCGGTGCGGAAGCTAGTGGACCACGCGGCGCCGCTGACCTTGCAGGTGCAGGAGAAGCCCGCTGGTGCAGATGCTCCGAAGCCGATGCAGCCAGGACTGACGCTGGCCCAGGCCAAGCGTGCAAAGGCCGAGGTCAAGGCCAAGCGTACCGACGAAGACAACCAGGTCATCGCCTACCGGCACGACCAGAAGCGCCGCAACAATCCCGACGTTGGCGTGGTCACCCCGGACAACGATCCTGAGCAGCCCAGGACGCAATGGGCCTACGACCCGCACATTGACCCTGCCTTGCAGTTCGATGTTGGCCGCGCACAGATTGAAACCCTGATCGACGACGCCCTGGCCAGCGGCGACGAGGCCACCATGCGCGCCGCGCTGGAACAGCTCAAGCGCCAGGCCGCGCCCTACCTCAACTGGACCGGCAAGGCCGAGCGCACCAGCTTCGAGGTGGACACCGTCAGCCTGCACGTCCACGAGCGCATCGACCCGGCCAGCATCCTGGCCGTCATCCAGAAGCGCATGAAGACCGATGCGGGTAAGACCGCCACTGGCGACATGTTCCGCGCTTGGTTCGAGGAGCCGCTGCCGCTGCGCGAGGCGGTGGACTTCTATAAGCACGATCGCGGCTGGAGCAACCGTCTGGTGGCTGGCGACAGCCTGCTAGTGATGAACAGCCTGCTGCAGAAGGAGGGCATGGCTGGGCAGGTGCAGATGATCTACATCGACCCGCCTTACGGGATCAAGTACGGCAGCAACTTCCAGCCGTTCGTCAACAAGCGAGACGTGAAGGACCGGAGCGACAACGACCTGACCCAGGAACCGGAAATGATCAAGGCGTTCCGGGATACGTGGGAGCTGAACATCCACTCCTACCTAACCTACCTACGCGACCGCCTGCTGATGTCGAAAGAGTTGCTGCATGAATCGGGCAGCGTGTTTGTACAGATCTCGGATGAGAATCTGCATCATGTTCGCGAACTGATGGATGAAGTCTTCGGCGCTGAAAACTTTCTGTCCATCATTTCTTTCACGAAAGCAGCCGGCGGACTGCAGGCCTCGAACCGGATCGGCGCGATTCTTGATTACATCGTCTGGTATGCAAAGGACGCGACGCGCGTTAAGTACAACCCGCTGTACTCGGAAAAGAGCGATCCCGCTGCGGATGGGTACACGTTGCTTGGGTTGCCGGGCGGCTACTACAGGACTGTTAGTGAGAATCGGAAGCTGACCGGGGGTGAGGTTGATCCCGGGACTACGAACTGCATGTCGGTGCTGCTGACTAAGCCTGGACCTGGTTCCAAGTTTGACGTTGAAGCAAACGGCAAGATCTTCGATTCAGGTAATCGTTGGTGGGGAACTACGCCAGAGGGCATACAGCGTGTCCTAAAGTCGCTTCGCGCGGTCGTTTCTGACGGCGCCATTCGCCTTGCTTCTAGATTTCAGGAATTTCCCTACACTTCGTACTCGAATTTGTGGTCTGGATTCGGTGGAGCAGCCAACCCTGTGTATGTAGTACAAACCAATGAAGTCATCGTGCAACGCTGCATGCTGATGACGACCGACCCCAGCGACCTTGTTCTAGATCCCACGTGCGGCTCTGGCACCACCGCTTTCGTCGCGGAGAAATGGGGCCGCCGATGGATCACCTGCGACACCTCGCGGGTGGCGGTCACCCTGGCCAAGCAGCGGCTGATGACCGCCAGTTATGACTACTACGACCTCAAGTACCCGCACGAGGGCCTGAAGGCCGGCTTCATCTACAAGACCGTCCCGCACGTCACCCTGAAATCCATCGCCAACAACCCTGAGATCGACGACCTCTGGGAGCGCATGCACCCGGCCATCGAGCAGGCGTTGGGCCAGCTCAACGCTGCACTGGCCGGCACCCGAATCCCGTTCAAGGTCACCGAAGGCGGACGCAAGGGCGAAGACATCGCCTTCGACGCCAAGGGTATCCACACGCTGCCCACTGGCGAGCAGGTGCCTGCCAACGCCCTGCTGGAATGGGAGGTGCCGTTCGACTTCCCGGCAGACTGCCCCGCCGCTGCCCGCACCGCGTTCGACGCATTCCACGCCGCGCGCCAGGCGATGCAGAAGAAGATGGACGACTCCATCGCCGCCCACGCCGACCAGGAAGTGCTGTACGACCAGCCGCAGGTGGCCAAGGACAAGCTGCGCATCACCGGCCCGTTCACTGTGGAGGCGGTGCCGTTCCCCAGCGTGATGGTGCTGGACGAGGCGCAGCCCACGGCCGAGGCCGACGCCAGCATCGCCCGCAGCGGCGAATCCGCCCGTCAGCACCGCTGGCGCGACGAGTTGTTGAAGGCCGGCATCCGAGGCAAGGGCGGGCAGATGCTTCGCTTCGCCGAGCTGGAGAGCCTGCCCGACACCCCGCACCTGCACTGCACCGGCCATCTGGACACCGGAGAGCGCGTGGTGGTGTGCTTCGGCCCGGAGCACGCCGCACTGGAGCAGCGCACGGTGGAGTTGGCCATGCGCGAGGCCGGCGATCTGTTCCCGCGGCCGAAGATGATCGTGTTCTGCGCCTTCGCCTTCGATCCGGAAGCCGCCAAGGACATTGACGCCACCAAGGGCATCACCGCCCTCAAGGCGCAGATGAACACTGACCTGCTCACCGAAGACCTGAAGAAGAACGCCCGCCACAACCAGAGCTTCTGGCTGATGGGTCAGCCGGACGTGGAAGTCCGCACCACCAAGGACGGCAAGTATGTGGTCGAGGTACACGGCTTCGACTACTTCGACACCGCCAGCGGCGAACTGAAGTCCGGCGGCAAGAAGAACATCGCCGCCTGGAGCCTGGACACCGATTACGACGAGCGCAGCCTGTTCCCGCGCCAGGTGTTCTTCCCCATGGCCGGCAAGAAGGACGGCTGGCACAAGCTCAAGAAGGACATCAAGGCCGAGCTGGACGAGAGCAAGCTGGATAAGCTGCATGGCACCGTCAGCTTGCCGTTCGAGGCCGGGGACAACCGCAAGATTGCGGTGAAGATCGTCGACGACCGCGGTATCGAGTCGCTGAAAGTCATGGCGCTGAGTTGA